In Bombus affinis isolate iyBomAffi1 chromosome 8, iyBomAffi1.2, whole genome shotgun sequence, the following proteins share a genomic window:
- the LOC126919218 gene encoding plasma protease C1 inhibitor-like produces MKRVVGITGIMGYLLVSYIVAVTLTIKQCKSEITKSPSDLDTNRTTSTGPVIVNRDKDDEIFIPYQGERFNIFDWALFRTMSKKYSGNMLLSPISLKIVLVLLYEGAQDETAHELATAMQLPANENVIRKRFSTILQSLQSNPPAYILNIGTRIYIDSNILIRQKYEATVKAYYDTDVISANLSDAQPVVQAINDWVSNITDANIDQMIKDENNVKNSLMLIMNTLFFKGSWRRKYFSPENTRTGKFHTIDNQTIDVPFMHTFGRFYYANSPELDATILRIPYDGRKFALYLLLPRNKTLDGIEHLVNEVTPFVLTRYVWQMQNLPIAVTIPKFKYQFSSHMEPVLREVGIRNIFDDTATLTGIAQTRRISSNLKVSDILQKTGIEVNENGTTAYVATEVDIGNKIGEEIFHADHPFVFYIEDESTGTVIYIGRMMNPLDTTGSTASWEKYLSQSPPRLNAGISSADSISQAGLNAEDRNNLFNMYFPQALTKKYKDGNLVSSPASVKTILTMLMEGANGNTKSEIISVLRLPEGKSRRGELAQRILASLNRNENGTEIALTTRLWIHENLRVSNNYKNILRSRYQGDIESVNFMESQSTARHINEWVRRVTHNTISSALLLNELPPDTRLILTSVIYFKGLWLKSFDKANTKLQCFYIPNGECRNTYFMKHGSVYRYAYIPSIEAHVLEIPYSDGKTSMLTLMPRSRKNDPYLRILSDDLITVPVSAILANLKKQDITIHLPKFNIENNLDLVPTLRHLGIENIFQPNTNLSKMISDSSIHVASILQNVKLEIDEEGTLAATDTEIGYKLLSSWSNDVKMDRPFLFMIIDSVLNMTLFSGRFIEPLK; encoded by the exons ATGAAACGTGTCGTTGGAATAACTGGAATAATGG GATATCTGCTGGTTTCATATATCGTTGCCGTGACCCTCACTATAAAACAATGTAAGTCAGAGATAACGAAATCTCCGTCTGATTTGGATACGAACAGAACTACAAGCACTGGTCCTGTAATTGTTAATCGCGACAAAGACGATGAGATTTTTATACCTTATCAAGGAGAACGTTTTAACATATTCGATTGGGCATTGTTTAGA ACTATGAGCAAGAAATATTCTGGGAATATGTTGCTCTCGCCTATATCCTTAAAAATCGTATTGGTATTGTTGTACGAAGGAGCTCAGGATGAAACTGCACACGAACTCGCTACCGCCATGCAATTACCCGCCAACGAAAATGTTATACGAAAGAGATTCTCCACTATTTTACAATCGCTGCAG AGCAATCCTCCAGCGTACATTTTGAATATTGGAACGAGAATTTATATCGATTCAAACATTTTGATCCGACAAAAATACGAAGCCACTGTGAAAGCCTATTACGACACCGACGTGATTTCCGCGAATTTATCTGACGCGCAGCCAGTCGTGCAAGCGATTAATGATTGGGTCAGCAATATTACCGATGCTAACATAGATCAAATGATAAAAGATG AAAACAACGTTAAGAATTCTTTGATGCTGATCATGAACACGCTTTTCTTCAAAGGATCGTGGCGTCGCAAATATTTTTCTCCGGAAAATACACGAACGGGAAAATTTCATACGATCGATAACCAAACTATAGACGTACCTTTTATGCATACATTCGGTCGATTTTATTACGCCAACTCGCCTGAATTAGACGCCACAATTCTACGAATTCCATATGAC GGACGCAAGTTTGCCTTGTACTTGCTATTACCACGGAATAAAACATTAGATGGAATAGAACACCTCGTCAACGAAgttactcctttcgtgttgacacGATACGTATGGCAGATGCAAAATCTGCCCATTGCTGTTACTATTCCTAagtttaaataccagttttccAGTCACATGGAACCCGTTCTCCGTGAG GTTGGTATTCGCAATATTTTTGATGATACCGCGACATTAACGGGCATAGCTCAAACCAGACGAATTTCGAGCAATCTCAAAGTTTCGGATATTTTACAAAAAACTGGTATCGAAGTGAACGAAAATGGCACTACGGCTTATGTGGCTACTG AAGTTGATATTGGGAATAAAATCGGGGAGGAAATCTTCCACGCCGATCATCCATTCGTATTCTACATCGAAGATGAGTCCACAGGAACCGTTATCTATATCGGCAGGATGATGAATCCTCTTGATACAACCGGTAGTACCGCTAGCTGGGAAAAATATTTGTCTCAATCACCGCCCAGGCTTAACGCAGGGATATCAAGTGCAG ACTCGATTTCCCAAGCAGGCTTGAATGCCGAAGATCGAAATAATCTTTTCAATATGTACTTTCCACAG GCTCTAACCAAGAAATATAAAGATGGAAATCTAGTATCATCGCCTGCAAGTGTTAAAACAATCTTGACAATGTTAATGGAAGGTGCGAATGGTAATACGAAATCGGAAATTATTTCGGTATTAAGATTACCGGAAGGCAAGTCGCGTAGAGGAGAACTCGCACAACGTATTCTCGCCTCTTTAAAC aGAAACGAGAACGGGACGGAAATTGCTTTGACCACACGATTGTGGATACACGAAAATTTACGCGTAtcaaataattacaaaaatattctaCGATCGCGTTACCAAGGAGATATAGAAAGCGTAAATTTTATGGAATCGCAAAGTACCGCGCGCCATATCAATGAATGGGTTCGTCGTGTAACGCACAATACGATCTCTTCGGCTTTGTTATTAAATGAGCTTCCACCTGATACGCGTCTCATTTTGACTTCAGTCATCTATTTTAAAGGACTCTGGTTAAAATCGTTCGATAAGGCGAACACGAAATTACAATGCTTCTATATTCCTAATGGCGAATGTAGAAACACGTACTTCATGAAACATGGATCTGTTTATCGATATGCTTATATACCCTCCATTGAAGCACATGTTTTAGAAATTCCATACTCG GATGGTAAAACATCGATGTTGACATTGATGCCAAGGTCTAGAAAAAATGATCCATACCTTCGGATATTATCCGATGATTTAATTACTGTTCCAGTTTCTGCGATCctagcaaatttgaaaaaacaaGATATTACTATTCATCTTCCGAAATTCAATATTGAGAATAACCTTGATTTAGTGCCCACGCTACGACAC TTGGGTATCGAGAATATATTTCAACCTAATACGAATTTGTCCAAAATGATTTCTGACAGTTCGATACATGTGGCTAGTATCTTGCAAAATGTTAAGTTGGAAATAGATGAAGAAGGAACGCTAGCTGCAACCGATACAG
- the LOC126919207 gene encoding Fanconi anemia group M protein isoform X1: MELSQNSRISSDEGTKGFDLSAGKTWIYPENYPIRDYQFNIVQACLYKNTLVCLPTGLGKTFIAAVVMYNFWRWYPCGKVVFLAPTKPLVAQQIFACHNTMGIPSIETIELTGAVNHKQREIAWSKKRVIFATPQVFHNDLDKNVVPSNLVKCVVIDEAHKALGKHSYCECIRILNGRNQTFRVLALSATPGNKIDNVHEVLQNLLIAHIELRDETSVDIIPYINKRRVDIILVPLNKKLAEYKERYIFIMDRHVKILLQHNILHGHTANISKGRIFHLLKEYQKKTHKSGNYGQIIKTLNILMTMYHAYELMIRDGLRAFHKFYQNHSDKFWMNDEPQLQTLLEDITMYLGPFPDIQNLCEEAEMEIPQNLIFGHTKFDKLKELLLHHFKKSEEKQSDTRAIVFVEYRDIVSEVYILLLQCRPLIRPQMFVGQAGQKQKQQIKALENFRNNHVNVLISTSIGEEGLDVGEVDLIICFDVSQHSPTRLVQRMGRTGRKRDGHIIILVTDGKEHETLKSTMARRDSLNYKIINTSNIFSSLYQNNPRMIPDVFTPECLRMQISEQPKSPVTKYKKNKGKSDKKSEKKCQNTLKKISNTESNFESQKDGANFTMMKYLKIEQIKEHKKGSSETFNSEIIQNNNGCKTIPLSDVKILSCDNEAVDFLTICALRISEKEEKIKNECKIDKCHISPYSTKKDFFEFSIPDIKILDCLITLNDVIPLNCNKNKLDNASENNDDNDLYYNESVLESKITEIVDKSQRLSCSRFEDLLDDSSDSNENDLLDNEENNPQNSNIHSICDLSIASDRCAKNDILEPVEAGNKNNTLQDLEFSTFEDLLDETSDDSETDNFERNCTKDTDVNNDVQVKNSPNDIKLNHNFKSKTNISLEGTIEINENFSSAPVHQCKRDFEKNCNEETADKSSYPSKMFEVEDNRIFSITQAIKEIPLLNSNSIDSKTIEESEDDIFQDESFLQQIDDQSNYDKEMVNPIEYKDEQNFDKSEKPNGSNDRSVDTELKVEEFEWNDDFEVPTDAVENYAKFDTFEEKRKSETLVEAETDHEAYFSDDEEWISFKKPMDISKQNASPCTTIAKKLANVTKCRNSKNSCSRNKNDSMNDDLSAKEERSIYFVSESNDTRRYKSQKNEVECFRKRNRNRKLRKTKNKFICEEAEVSPNDDTTDESSETDDDLEDFVRYTQDIHDTSDMHAHYLQTVRSPIKRQGGFIFKQQRTLNSSIDVYSQAVTQTAETYINDSFCIAEDKSDGEDITRDSELSELEKAELKLEKRKRKRSRDKQSNQQAKRSKRRNIINYFSSSSEDEAEILRKQIKDESMLLKQL; this comes from the exons ATGGAATTATCACAAAATTCTCGCATTTCGTCTGATGAAGGAACAAAAGGATTTGATTTATCTGCTGGTAAAACATGGATATATCCTGAGAATTATCCTATCAGAGATTATCAGTTCAATATAGTTCAAGCATGTTTATACAAGAATACATTGGTTTGTTTACCCACTG GATTGGGGAAAACATTTATTGCTGCGGTTGTAATGTATAACTTTTGGAGATGGTATCCATGTGGGAAGGTTGTATTTTTAGCACCCACCAAACCATTAGTTGCTCAACAAATTTTCGCATGTCATAATACAATGGGAATTCCTAGTATAGAAACTATTGAACTTACAG GAGCAGTCAACCACAAGCAGCGTGAAATAGCTTGGTCAAAAAAAAGAGTAATATTTGCTACTCCTCAAGTTTTCCATAATGATTTAGACAAAAACGTTGTACCTAGTAATTTAGTAAAATGTGTAGTTATAGATGAAGCTCATAAGGCATTGGGAAAACATTCTTACTGTGAG TGCATTCGAATATTAAATGGAAGGAATCAAACTTTCAGGGTATTAGCCCTTTCTGCTACACCAGGAAATAAAATTGATAACGTTCATGAG GTGCTACAGAATTTATTAATTGCTCATATAGAATTAAGAGATGAAACCTCTGTGGatattataccttatattaataaaagaagAGTTGATATAATTTTAGTACCACTTAACAAAAAATTAGCTGAATACAAAGAGAGGTATATCTTTATCATGGATCGTCATGTTAAAATTTTACTTCAACATAATATCCTTCATGGACATACAGCAAATATTTCGAAAGGAAGG ATATTTCATTTATTGAAGGAATATCAAAAGAAAACACATAAATCAGGAAATTATGGACAAATTATAAAgacattaaatatattaatgacAATGTACCATGCTTATGAACTTATGATTAGAGATGGACTTCGAGCGTTTCATAAATTTTATCAAA ATCATTCTGATAAGTTTTGGATGAATGATGAACCACAATTGCAGACATTGCTTGAAGATATTACAATGTATCTTGGCCCATTCCCGGATATACAGAATTTATGCGAAGAAGCTGAAATGGAA aTACCACAAAATCTTATATTTGGACATACTAAGTTTGACAAGTTGAAAGAACTACTTCTGCATCATTTTAAGAAAAGTGAAGAGAAACAAAGCGATACAAGAGCTATAGTATTTGTCGAG TATCGAGATATCGTGAGTGAAGTTTATATTCTATTGTTACAATGCCGACCATTAATAAGGCCACAAATGTTTGTTGGCCAAGCTGGACAGAAACAAAAACAACAGATAAAAGCGTTAGAGAATTTTAGAAATAATCATGTTAATGTTCTTATATCTACAAGTATAG GAGAAGAAGGATTGGATGTTGGAGAAGTAGATTTAATAATATGTTTTGACGTATCTCAGCATTCACCTACGCGGTTAGTACAAAGAATGGGAAGAACGGGTCGAAAACGTGATGGGCATATAATTATTCTAGttacagatggaaaagaacacGAG ACATTAAAATCCACAATGGCTAGAAGAGATTCTTTGAATTATAAGATAATAAATACAAGTAACATTTTCTCTTCGCTTTATCAAAACAATCCTCGTATGATCCCTGATGTTTTCACACCGGAATGTCTAAGAATGCAGATTTCTGAGCAACCAAAAAGTCCagttacaaaatataaaaagaacaaaGGAAAATcagataaaaaatcagaaaaaaaATGCCAGAATACCTTAAAAAAAATTAGCAATACAG AAtccaattttgaatcgcaaaaAGATGGAGCTAACTTTACAAtgatgaaatatttgaaaatcgaACAAATTAAAGAACACAAAAAGGGTAGTTCCGAAACATTTAATTCCGAAATAATTCAAAACAATAACGGTTGTAAAACTATACCGTTATCAGATGTGAAAATTCTTTCTTGCGATAATGAGGCTGTTGATTTTCTTACGATATGCGCTTTAAGGATCTctgaaaaagaagagaaaataaagAATGAATGCAAAATCGATAAATGTCACATATCACCATATTCTACTAAAAAagatttctttgaattttcTATACCTGATATTAAAATTCTTGATTGTTTAATCACACTAAACGATGTCATTCCacttaattgtaataaaaataaattagataACGCTAGTGAGAACAACGACGATAACGATTTGTATTATAACGAATCTGTATTGGAAAGTAAAATAACAGAAATCGTTGACAAATCTCAACGACTATCGTGTTCTAGATTTGAAGATTTGCTCGACGATAGTAGTGATTCAAACGAAAATGATTTATTGGATAATGAAGAAAATAATCCTCAAAATAGCAACATACACTCTATTTGTGATCTTTCAATCGCTTCCGATCGATGCGCAAAGAACGACATTTTAGAACCAGTCGAAGCgggaaataaaaataacacGTTGCAAGATTTGGAATTTAGTACGTTTGAAGACTTACTGGATGAAACATCCGATGATTCTGAAACTGATAATTTTGAACGAAATTGTACAAAAGATACCGATGTTAATAATGATGTACAAGTAAAAAATTCTCCCAATGATATAAAGTTAAATCACAATTTCAAATCAAAAACCAATATAAGTTTGGAAGGAACGAtcgaaataaacgaaaatttttCTTCGGCTCCAGTTCACCAATGTAAACgtgattttgaaaaaaattgtaaCGAAGAAACGGCAGATAAGAGTAGTTACCCGTCGAAAATGTTTGAAGTTGAAGATAATCGCATTTTTAGCATAACACAAGCAATCAAGGAAATACCTCTATTAAATTCAAACTCAATCGATTCGAAAACGATCGAGGAATCTGAAGATGATATATTTCAAGACGAAAGCTTCTTACAGCAAATCGATGACCAGTCAAATTATGATAAGGAAATGGTTAACCCAATTGAATATAAAGATGAACAGAATTTTGATAAATCGGAAAAGCCAAACGGTTCAAACGATCGATCGGTCGATACCGAGTTAAAAGTGGAAGAATTCGAATGGAACGACGATTTTGAAGTTCCGACTGACGCTGTAGAAAATTATGCGAAATTCGACACATTTGAAGAAAAACGAAAGAGCGAAACATTGGTAGAAGCGGAAACCGATCATGAAGCGTATTTTTCAGATGACGAAGAATGGATTTCATTTAAAAAGCCAATGGATATCTCAAAACAGAATGCTTCTCCATGTACGACTATAGCGAAAAAATTAGCGAACGTAACAAAATGTCGGAATTCAAAGAACAGTTGCTCCAGAAATAAGAACGATTCGATGAACGATGATTTATCCGCAAAAGAGGAAAGAAGCATTTACTTCGTCAGCGAATCAAACGATACAAGAAGATATAAAAGTCAGAAGAACGAAGTAGAATGTTTCCGAAAGCGTAATCGCAACCGAAAgttaagaaaaacaaaaaataagtTTATATGCGAGGAAGCGGAGGTCTCCCCGAACGACGATACAACGGACGAAAGTTCTGAAACGGATGATGATCTAGAAGATTTTGTTAGGTATACACAGGATATACATGATACATCTGACATGCACGCTCATTACTTACAAACCGTTAGGAGCCCGATAAAAAGACAGGGTGGTTTCATTTTCAAGCAGCAACGTACGCTTAATTCTAGTATAGATGTATATTCACAGGCTGTAACTCAAACAGCAGAAACTTATATTAAT GATTCCTTTTGCATAGCAGAAGATAAAAGTGACGGCGAAGATATTACTCGAGACAGTGAACTGTCTGAACTAGAGAAGGCTGAACTAAAGCTTGAAAAACGAAAACGTAAACGGTCTCGCGATAAACAATCGAACCAGCAAGCAAAAAGAAGCAAACggagaaatataataaattattttagtaGCAGTAGTGAAGATGAGGCTGAAATATTGCGCAAACAGATAAAGGATGAATCAATGTTGTTAAAGCAATTGTGA
- the LOC126919207 gene encoding Fanconi anemia group M protein isoform X2, with the protein MKLIRHWENILTVRVLALSATPGNKIDNVHEVLQNLLIAHIELRDETSVDIIPYINKRRVDIILVPLNKKLAEYKERYIFIMDRHVKILLQHNILHGHTANISKGRIFHLLKEYQKKTHKSGNYGQIIKTLNILMTMYHAYELMIRDGLRAFHKFYQNHSDKFWMNDEPQLQTLLEDITMYLGPFPDIQNLCEEAEMEIPQNLIFGHTKFDKLKELLLHHFKKSEEKQSDTRAIVFVEYRDIVSEVYILLLQCRPLIRPQMFVGQAGQKQKQQIKALENFRNNHVNVLISTSIGEEGLDVGEVDLIICFDVSQHSPTRLVQRMGRTGRKRDGHIIILVTDGKEHETLKSTMARRDSLNYKIINTSNIFSSLYQNNPRMIPDVFTPECLRMQISEQPKSPVTKYKKNKGKSDKKSEKKCQNTLKKISNTESNFESQKDGANFTMMKYLKIEQIKEHKKGSSETFNSEIIQNNNGCKTIPLSDVKILSCDNEAVDFLTICALRISEKEEKIKNECKIDKCHISPYSTKKDFFEFSIPDIKILDCLITLNDVIPLNCNKNKLDNASENNDDNDLYYNESVLESKITEIVDKSQRLSCSRFEDLLDDSSDSNENDLLDNEENNPQNSNIHSICDLSIASDRCAKNDILEPVEAGNKNNTLQDLEFSTFEDLLDETSDDSETDNFERNCTKDTDVNNDVQVKNSPNDIKLNHNFKSKTNISLEGTIEINENFSSAPVHQCKRDFEKNCNEETADKSSYPSKMFEVEDNRIFSITQAIKEIPLLNSNSIDSKTIEESEDDIFQDESFLQQIDDQSNYDKEMVNPIEYKDEQNFDKSEKPNGSNDRSVDTELKVEEFEWNDDFEVPTDAVENYAKFDTFEEKRKSETLVEAETDHEAYFSDDEEWISFKKPMDISKQNASPCTTIAKKLANVTKCRNSKNSCSRNKNDSMNDDLSAKEERSIYFVSESNDTRRYKSQKNEVECFRKRNRNRKLRKTKNKFICEEAEVSPNDDTTDESSETDDDLEDFVRYTQDIHDTSDMHAHYLQTVRSPIKRQGGFIFKQQRTLNSSIDVYSQAVTQTAETYINDSFCIAEDKSDGEDITRDSELSELEKAELKLEKRKRKRSRDKQSNQQAKRSKRRNIINYFSSSSEDEAEILRKQIKDESMLLKQL; encoded by the exons ATGAAGCTCATAAGGCATTGGGAAAACATTCTTACTGTGAG GGTATTAGCCCTTTCTGCTACACCAGGAAATAAAATTGATAACGTTCATGAG GTGCTACAGAATTTATTAATTGCTCATATAGAATTAAGAGATGAAACCTCTGTGGatattataccttatattaataaaagaagAGTTGATATAATTTTAGTACCACTTAACAAAAAATTAGCTGAATACAAAGAGAGGTATATCTTTATCATGGATCGTCATGTTAAAATTTTACTTCAACATAATATCCTTCATGGACATACAGCAAATATTTCGAAAGGAAGG ATATTTCATTTATTGAAGGAATATCAAAAGAAAACACATAAATCAGGAAATTATGGACAAATTATAAAgacattaaatatattaatgacAATGTACCATGCTTATGAACTTATGATTAGAGATGGACTTCGAGCGTTTCATAAATTTTATCAAA ATCATTCTGATAAGTTTTGGATGAATGATGAACCACAATTGCAGACATTGCTTGAAGATATTACAATGTATCTTGGCCCATTCCCGGATATACAGAATTTATGCGAAGAAGCTGAAATGGAA aTACCACAAAATCTTATATTTGGACATACTAAGTTTGACAAGTTGAAAGAACTACTTCTGCATCATTTTAAGAAAAGTGAAGAGAAACAAAGCGATACAAGAGCTATAGTATTTGTCGAG TATCGAGATATCGTGAGTGAAGTTTATATTCTATTGTTACAATGCCGACCATTAATAAGGCCACAAATGTTTGTTGGCCAAGCTGGACAGAAACAAAAACAACAGATAAAAGCGTTAGAGAATTTTAGAAATAATCATGTTAATGTTCTTATATCTACAAGTATAG GAGAAGAAGGATTGGATGTTGGAGAAGTAGATTTAATAATATGTTTTGACGTATCTCAGCATTCACCTACGCGGTTAGTACAAAGAATGGGAAGAACGGGTCGAAAACGTGATGGGCATATAATTATTCTAGttacagatggaaaagaacacGAG ACATTAAAATCCACAATGGCTAGAAGAGATTCTTTGAATTATAAGATAATAAATACAAGTAACATTTTCTCTTCGCTTTATCAAAACAATCCTCGTATGATCCCTGATGTTTTCACACCGGAATGTCTAAGAATGCAGATTTCTGAGCAACCAAAAAGTCCagttacaaaatataaaaagaacaaaGGAAAATcagataaaaaatcagaaaaaaaATGCCAGAATACCTTAAAAAAAATTAGCAATACAG AAtccaattttgaatcgcaaaaAGATGGAGCTAACTTTACAAtgatgaaatatttgaaaatcgaACAAATTAAAGAACACAAAAAGGGTAGTTCCGAAACATTTAATTCCGAAATAATTCAAAACAATAACGGTTGTAAAACTATACCGTTATCAGATGTGAAAATTCTTTCTTGCGATAATGAGGCTGTTGATTTTCTTACGATATGCGCTTTAAGGATCTctgaaaaagaagagaaaataaagAATGAATGCAAAATCGATAAATGTCACATATCACCATATTCTACTAAAAAagatttctttgaattttcTATACCTGATATTAAAATTCTTGATTGTTTAATCACACTAAACGATGTCATTCCacttaattgtaataaaaataaattagataACGCTAGTGAGAACAACGACGATAACGATTTGTATTATAACGAATCTGTATTGGAAAGTAAAATAACAGAAATCGTTGACAAATCTCAACGACTATCGTGTTCTAGATTTGAAGATTTGCTCGACGATAGTAGTGATTCAAACGAAAATGATTTATTGGATAATGAAGAAAATAATCCTCAAAATAGCAACATACACTCTATTTGTGATCTTTCAATCGCTTCCGATCGATGCGCAAAGAACGACATTTTAGAACCAGTCGAAGCgggaaataaaaataacacGTTGCAAGATTTGGAATTTAGTACGTTTGAAGACTTACTGGATGAAACATCCGATGATTCTGAAACTGATAATTTTGAACGAAATTGTACAAAAGATACCGATGTTAATAATGATGTACAAGTAAAAAATTCTCCCAATGATATAAAGTTAAATCACAATTTCAAATCAAAAACCAATATAAGTTTGGAAGGAACGAtcgaaataaacgaaaatttttCTTCGGCTCCAGTTCACCAATGTAAACgtgattttgaaaaaaattgtaaCGAAGAAACGGCAGATAAGAGTAGTTACCCGTCGAAAATGTTTGAAGTTGAAGATAATCGCATTTTTAGCATAACACAAGCAATCAAGGAAATACCTCTATTAAATTCAAACTCAATCGATTCGAAAACGATCGAGGAATCTGAAGATGATATATTTCAAGACGAAAGCTTCTTACAGCAAATCGATGACCAGTCAAATTATGATAAGGAAATGGTTAACCCAATTGAATATAAAGATGAACAGAATTTTGATAAATCGGAAAAGCCAAACGGTTCAAACGATCGATCGGTCGATACCGAGTTAAAAGTGGAAGAATTCGAATGGAACGACGATTTTGAAGTTCCGACTGACGCTGTAGAAAATTATGCGAAATTCGACACATTTGAAGAAAAACGAAAGAGCGAAACATTGGTAGAAGCGGAAACCGATCATGAAGCGTATTTTTCAGATGACGAAGAATGGATTTCATTTAAAAAGCCAATGGATATCTCAAAACAGAATGCTTCTCCATGTACGACTATAGCGAAAAAATTAGCGAACGTAACAAAATGTCGGAATTCAAAGAACAGTTGCTCCAGAAATAAGAACGATTCGATGAACGATGATTTATCCGCAAAAGAGGAAAGAAGCATTTACTTCGTCAGCGAATCAAACGATACAAGAAGATATAAAAGTCAGAAGAACGAAGTAGAATGTTTCCGAAAGCGTAATCGCAACCGAAAgttaagaaaaacaaaaaataagtTTATATGCGAGGAAGCGGAGGTCTCCCCGAACGACGATACAACGGACGAAAGTTCTGAAACGGATGATGATCTAGAAGATTTTGTTAGGTATACACAGGATATACATGATACATCTGACATGCACGCTCATTACTTACAAACCGTTAGGAGCCCGATAAAAAGACAGGGTGGTTTCATTTTCAAGCAGCAACGTACGCTTAATTCTAGTATAGATGTATATTCACAGGCTGTAACTCAAACAGCAGAAACTTATATTAAT GATTCCTTTTGCATAGCAGAAGATAAAAGTGACGGCGAAGATATTACTCGAGACAGTGAACTGTCTGAACTAGAGAAGGCTGAACTAAAGCTTGAAAAACGAAAACGTAAACGGTCTCGCGATAAACAATCGAACCAGCAAGCAAAAAGAAGCAAACggagaaatataataaattattttagtaGCAGTAGTGAAGATGAGGCTGAAATATTGCGCAAACAGATAAAGGATGAATCAATGTTGTTAAAGCAATTGTGA